TTTCGATGCCCCACTTGTCGTTGAGCACCTTGGCGACGGGCGCCAGGCAGTTGGTCGTGCAGCTGGCATTCGAGACGCATTTCATCGCCGAGGTCAATTTATCGTCGTTCACACCCAGCACGCAGGTCAGATCGGCACCGTCCTTGGCCGGCGCGCTGAGAATGACCTTGCGAGCCCCCGCTTGCAGGTGCGTGTCGTACCCCGGCTTACCGCCGGCGGCGCGGCCGGTGAAGATGCCCGTGCTCTCAACCACGACATCGACCTTCAGTTCACCCCAGGGCAACTTGGCGGGATCGCGCTCGGCCAGTGCATGGATCCGCTTGCCATCGACAGTAATCGAGTTGTCGTCGTGTTCTACCTTGCCCGGGTAACGACGATGCGTGCTGTCGTACTTCAGCAGCGTCGCCAGCGTCTTGTTGTTCGTCAGATCGTTGATGGCAACGACCTCGAACTCGCGGGAACGTTGCTGCAGAATGCGGAATACCAGACGGCCGATGCGACCGAACCCATTGATTGCCACACGGATTGCCACAGATCGATCTCCTTCTGAAGAAATACCCACCGGGCAGACGGCTGAGCCGTCGGCGTCGGATCGAACGCCACGGAGGCTTTGGGCGGGCGCGATGAAGACCCTCATTATAGGAATCGAGCCGCGGATCGACAACCGCCCCACGCGCCTGCGCAGCATCCGTCCTGCACGCTTAACGCCGCTGGTGGAAGGGGGTACATTGGCCTCGAATGCGCGACCGTGGACTACTGCCTCGAGCCGCTGCGCCGCGCACGCTGTGCGGCAGACGGTGGTCGACGATACACATGTTTTCGGAGATGCCTGTGACAGCTTTTGGCGATCGGCTGGCGGATGCTGTGCGGCGCGTGGGTAACCCGGTTGTAGTGGGTCTCGATCCGCGCTGGGATGAACTGCCGGACAACGTCAAGGCCGGCTGCGACGCGACTGACCCCCGACAGCGCGCTGCCGCATTCGCGCGTTTTTGCCACACCATTATCGACGTGGTGGCGCCGCGCGTATCGGCAGTAAAGCCGCAGGTCGCATTCTTCGAGCAGCTGGGTCCGGCCGGCATGCAAGCGCTGGCCGAGACGATTCGGCACGCCCGACAATGCGGTTTGCTCGTGATTGCCGACGGCAAACGCAATGACATCGGTTCCACTGCCGAGGCTTATGCCGACGGTTGGCTGGGCGACCAAAGCTGCTGGCAAGCAGACGCTTTGACAGTCAGCCCCTACCTGGGCAGCGATAGTCTCGACCCCTTCGTGACCACGGCCAGAGCCCGCGGCGCGGGACTTTTCGTGCTGGTTAAAACTTCAAACCCGGGCAGCGGACAATTTCAAGACCTTACAGCCGACGGTCGTCCCGTGTACCGGCATGTGGCCGAGCACCTCGAGCGATTGGCTACCGACACGGCAGGCCCAAGTGGCTACGGAGCGATTGGCGCCGTCGTCGGCGCCACTTATCCAGCGCAGCTGCACGAATTGCGAGCGGCGATGCCCCATTGCTGGCTGCTGGTCCCTGGGTATGGCAGTCAAGGAGCAACCGCGCGCGACGTAGCCGGTGCCTTCGATGCGCAAGGGCTGGGCGCCGTGATCAACAATTCTCGCGGCATCATCTTCGCGCATCGTCGCAGAGAATACGCCGACCGCTTTGCCGCCGCGCAATGGGCTGACGCCGTTGCCTCGGCGACCGATGACATGATCTTGCAGCTACGGGCCGACACACCTGCCAGTTGCCTCGGCGTTGCCACTAGGTAGCTCAATCGCTGCTAGCGCGGCGCATCTGCAAACAGTAATCGCAAGACTTTGCCGCCGCGCGATTCTATTCTCTAACCGTTTTCTAACTGTGACATAGAAGCTGCCACTCAGCTCTCGTCGCCGGCGCGCAGCCATGGAGTGAGGGTCAAATCTCCGGCGCAGATCTCGTTGGAACGGAAGTAAAGTTCGATTTCGCGCGCCGCGGCTTCCGGACCATCGGAAGCGTGAACCAGGTTCATTTGCCGGCTGGAGCTGAAGTCTCCGCGAATCGTGCCCGCGGCGGCCTTTAGTCCGCTCGTCGCACCCAACAACTCGCGGACGACGCGAATGACTTCTAGCCCTTCGACGACGGCGGCGACAATCGGGCCGCCGGTGATGAAGCTCTCGAGGGCGGGAAAAAAGGGCTTGCTGACGTGTTCGGCATAGTGCTTCTTAGCCAGTTCCGGCGTGACACGCATCATTTTGCAGGCAATGATATTCAGACCCTTGTCTTCGAATCGGCTGATAATGCGGCCCATGAGCCGCCGCTGCACGCAATCGGGCTTGAGAAGGATAAGAGTGCGTTCCATGGTCGATGTCTCCGGACGTGATTAAGTCGGTGTTTCCTTCGCGCGCCAGCCGTACCAAGCGACCTGGCGCCGCTTGTTTGGCCATGCCAAACAAGGGCTGCCGCGCAAAACCCAGTGCCAGCGCCCCTCCGCGGGACGGGCTATTGTAAGTTGGCGAAGAGCGGGGATTTTAGGTGATCGGCCGGGTTGTCTCAAGCCGGGTAGAGCGTCAACCTGTCGCTGGCGACCGACAGGCCAATACCTCGGCACTGGTTTGCAGTCGCACACCGCGCTGCTCGAGTTCCGCAAGCGCAGCAACCACGTCGCCGGGCCGCCGATCGATTCCCCGGCACGCATCCACGATCAGGTGAACGACGAAACCAAGGCGCAGCGCGTCGCGCGCGCTAAATGCCACGCAGTA
This genomic window from Pirellulales bacterium contains:
- the gap gene encoding type I glyceraldehyde-3-phosphate dehydrogenase, giving the protein MAIRVAINGFGRIGRLVFRILQQRSREFEVVAINDLTNNKTLATLLKYDSTHRRYPGKVEHDDNSITVDGKRIHALAERDPAKLPWGELKVDVVVESTGIFTGRAAGGKPGYDTHLQAGARKVILSAPAKDGADLTCVLGVNDDKLTSAMKCVSNASCTTNCLAPVAKVLNDKWGIEKGLMTTVHAYTNDQNVQDLPHSDLYRARAAGQNIIPTSTGAASAVGLVIPELKGKLTGIAMRVPVATGSVVDLTVILAKPVTESEVKAAMKDAAEGALRGILEYTEDPIVSSDIIGNSHSSIFAADFTQVIGGNMLKVLSWYDNEWGYSSRTVDLVAKFGKM
- the pyrF gene encoding orotidine-5'-phosphate decarboxylase is translated as MTAFGDRLADAVRRVGNPVVVGLDPRWDELPDNVKAGCDATDPRQRAAAFARFCHTIIDVVAPRVSAVKPQVAFFEQLGPAGMQALAETIRHARQCGLLVIADGKRNDIGSTAEAYADGWLGDQSCWQADALTVSPYLGSDSLDPFVTTARARGAGLFVLVKTSNPGSGQFQDLTADGRPVYRHVAEHLERLATDTAGPSGYGAIGAVVGATYPAQLHELRAAMPHCWLLVPGYGSQGATARDVAGAFDAQGLGAVINNSRGIIFAHRRREYADRFAAAQWADAVASATDDMILQLRADTPASCLGVATR
- the ndk gene encoding nucleoside-diphosphate kinase, whose translation is MERTLILLKPDCVQRRLMGRIISRFEDKGLNIIACKMMRVTPELAKKHYAEHVSKPFFPALESFITGGPIVAAVVEGLEVIRVVRELLGATSGLKAAAGTIRGDFSSSRQMNLVHASDGPEAAAREIELYFRSNEICAGDLTLTPWLRAGDES